The Pseudomonadota bacterium genome includes a region encoding these proteins:
- the rph gene encoding ribonuclease PH: MALQRASGRRLDELRPVCIERHYTRHAEGSVLISCGDTRVLCTASVEERVPPWLRGQGQGWVTAEYGMLPRATGTRNMREATRGKQGGRTLEIQRLIGRSLRSVVNLEALGERTVTLDCDVLQADGGTRTASITGAYVALVDAMDTLFDAGKLRRKPIHGRVAAVSVGMLGAHAVLDLDYAEDSGADTDLNVVMNDGGGFIEIQGTAEGHAFRREELNAMLELAEKGVAELIVTQEAALDGA; the protein is encoded by the coding sequence ATGGCCTTGCAGAGAGCTTCCGGCCGACGGCTTGACGAACTGCGCCCTGTCTGTATCGAACGACATTACACCCGTCACGCTGAAGGCTCGGTGCTGATTTCTTGCGGCGATACGCGAGTGCTGTGTACCGCCAGCGTGGAAGAGCGCGTGCCGCCGTGGCTGCGCGGTCAGGGTCAGGGCTGGGTGACGGCCGAGTACGGCATGCTGCCGCGAGCGACCGGTACGCGCAACATGCGCGAGGCCACCCGCGGCAAGCAGGGTGGACGCACCCTGGAGATCCAGCGCCTGATCGGGCGCAGCCTGCGTTCGGTGGTCAACCTCGAGGCGCTGGGCGAGCGCACTGTCACCCTCGATTGTGACGTCCTGCAGGCCGATGGCGGGACGCGCACCGCGTCGATCACCGGCGCTTACGTGGCTCTGGTCGACGCCATGGACACCTTGTTCGACGCCGGCAAGCTCCGGCGCAAGCCCATCCACGGTCGGGTGGCCGCTGTGTCGGTGGGCATGCTTGGCGCCCATGCAGTGCTCGACCTGGACTACGCGGAAGACTCCGGCGCCGATACCGATCTGAACGTGGTCATGAACGACGGCGGTGGATTCATCGAGATCCAGGGCACCGCCGAGGGTCACGCCTTTCGCCGCGAAGAACTCAACGCCATGCTCGAGCTGGCCGAAAAGGGCGTGGCCGAACTGATCGTCACCCAGGAAGCCGCTCTCGATGGGGCTTGA
- the rdgB gene encoding RdgB/HAM1 family non-canonical purine NTP pyrophosphatase, whose amino-acid sequence MGLDGGRLVLASGNPGKLRELSHVLEPLGITIHSQADFDIDPVEETGLTFVENALIKAREAARVSRLPALADDSGLVVEALNGRPGIHSARYAGAQASDADNNRKLLEELADLPMERRSAHFHCCLVLLRHAADPSPIIAEGRWHGHILETARGSNGFGYDPLFHDRQLGATAAELPMEEKARVSHRGQALAALIERLS is encoded by the coding sequence ATGGGGCTTGACGGCGGCAGGCTCGTCCTGGCCAGCGGCAATCCCGGCAAGCTCAGGGAGCTGTCGCACGTGCTCGAGCCTTTGGGTATCACGATCCATTCGCAAGCCGATTTCGATATCGATCCGGTCGAGGAAACCGGGCTGACCTTCGTCGAAAACGCGCTGATCAAGGCCCGCGAAGCGGCACGCGTATCACGGCTGCCGGCCCTGGCCGACGACTCCGGCCTGGTCGTGGAGGCGCTCAACGGTCGCCCGGGAATCCACTCGGCGCGCTATGCCGGTGCCCAGGCCAGCGACGCGGACAACAACCGCAAGCTGCTCGAGGAACTGGCCGACCTGCCGATGGAACGGCGCAGCGCACACTTCCACTGCTGCCTGGTGCTGCTGCGTCACGCCGCCGACCCGTCACCAATCATCGCCGAAGGCCGCTGGCACGGCCACATCCTCGAGACCGCGCGCGGCAGCAACGGCTTCGGCTACGACCCCCTGTTCCACGACCGCCAGCTCGGCGCCACCGCCGCCGAACTGCCGATGGAAGAAAAAGCCCGCGTCAGCCACCGCGGCCAGGCACTCGCGGCGCTGATCGAACGGTTGTCGTAG
- a CDS encoding oxygen-independent coproporphyrinogen III oxidase-like protein — MRPRITAPSARDLPMLSVPPLSLYVHLPWCVAKCPYCDFNSHALAGELPEERYVDALLADLETDLPRVWGRPVVSVFLGGGTPSLFSAGAIDRLLAGVRARVQIAPGAEITMEANPGTVEHDRFEAYREAGINRISLGIQSFDDAQLKELGRIHSADEAAGAIEAVTAAGFERFNLDLMWALPDQTIDGAVADIERALAFGPRHLSHYQLTLEPNTVFAKHPPSLPPEDAVIDMQEACAGRLSAAGLHAYEISAWAKPDQESVHNLNYWRFGDYLGIGAGAHSKITLPAEACIIRTRRKSHPRPYLKAIDDRSFIAEEKTVGRDELAFEYFLNRLRLDEPVALAEFEDRTGLAAGTVGDVLTQAIELGLLEISSAEGRGCDPDRPIGRSTILRRSELGHRYLNDLQALFLPD; from the coding sequence ATGCGACCCCGGATAACGGCGCCATCAGCCAGGGATTTACCCATGCTTTCAGTACCCCCATTGTCGCTCTACGTTCACCTGCCCTGGTGCGTAGCCAAGTGCCCGTACTGCGATTTCAATTCGCATGCGCTGGCCGGGGAGCTGCCCGAGGAGCGCTATGTCGACGCGCTGCTGGCCGACCTGGAGACCGACCTGCCGCGAGTGTGGGGACGGCCGGTGGTCAGCGTCTTCTTGGGCGGCGGCACTCCCAGCCTGTTTTCGGCCGGGGCCATCGACCGGTTGCTGGCCGGCGTGCGCGCCCGCGTTCAGATCGCGCCCGGCGCGGAAATCACCATGGAGGCCAATCCGGGCACAGTCGAGCACGACCGTTTCGAGGCCTACCGCGAAGCCGGTATCAACCGCATCAGCCTCGGCATCCAGAGCTTCGATGACGCGCAGCTGAAGGAGCTGGGCCGGATTCATTCGGCCGACGAGGCCGCGGGCGCCATCGAAGCAGTGACGGCGGCCGGCTTCGAGCGCTTCAATCTTGACCTGATGTGGGCCCTGCCCGATCAGACGATCGACGGGGCCGTGGCCGACATCGAGCGCGCGCTGGCCTTCGGGCCGCGCCATCTGTCGCACTACCAGCTCACGCTCGAACCCAACACCGTGTTTGCCAAACACCCGCCGTCGCTGCCGCCCGAAGACGCGGTGATCGACATGCAGGAAGCCTGCGCCGGGCGCCTGTCGGCCGCTGGCCTTCATGCCTACGAGATTTCGGCCTGGGCCAAGCCGGACCAGGAAAGCGTCCACAATCTCAATTACTGGCGCTTTGGCGACTACCTGGGCATCGGCGCCGGTGCCCACAGCAAGATTACGCTGCCGGCCGAGGCGTGCATAATCCGCACCCGCCGAAAATCGCACCCGCGACCCTATCTGAAGGCGATCGACGACCGCAGCTTCATTGCCGAGGAAAAAACCGTCGGTCGCGACGAACTGGCTTTCGAGTATTTCCTTAACCGTCTGCGCCTGGACGAGCCCGTCGCGCTGGCCGAGTTCGAGGATCGGACCGGGCTGGCAGCCGGCACCGTTGGCGATGTCTTGACACAAGCCATCGAGTTGGGGCTGCTCGAGATCTCGAGCGCCGAAGGTCGGGGATGCGACCCCGACCGACCGATCGGGCGCTCGACCATTCTCCGGCGCAGCGAGCTGGGGCATCGCTATCTCAACGATCTGCAGGCGCTGTTCCTGCCGGACTGA
- a CDS encoding MFS transporter → MRGIVSIATLLFGIGVLLAGNGLVGTLLGVRGGMEGFSSAVLGLIMAGYFCGFVAGTFIVPRLIRGCGHVRTFAALASICSVTVLLHGLFPNPIIWLVARAAAGICIVGIYIVIESWLNEQTSNEQRGHIFSVYMTTTLIGLGIGQMLLLAGDISTLELFALGSVLMSIGLVPVALTRVKEPPIVEAHRLGLGSLYKTSPLGVVGALFAGVGTGAFWGLAPVMAAGIGLDARGISGFMSLSILGGVVMMWPIGRISDRFDRRKVLSWVCLVTGLAALCALWLIELDLRLIMLGGLLYGAFGFSMYALSAAHTNDHVDNEHMLEAASSLQLLYGIGAIIGPLSAGLLMQHTGPAALLPFMGVSALIPAGFALWRMRVSPPVPLEQQGDWVPQFATSPAALEMYPELEEEDDPPAGHTEEEART, encoded by the coding sequence ATGCGCGGCATTGTCTCCATCGCCACCCTGCTGTTCGGTATCGGCGTTCTGCTGGCCGGCAACGGCCTGGTCGGCACCCTACTGGGCGTGCGTGGCGGCATGGAGGGCTTTTCCAGCGCCGTGCTGGGGCTGATCATGGCCGGCTATTTCTGCGGCTTTGTTGCCGGCACCTTCATCGTGCCCCGGCTGATCCGCGGCTGCGGCCATGTGCGCACCTTTGCCGCCCTGGCCTCGATCTGCTCGGTCACTGTACTGCTGCACGGCCTGTTTCCCAACCCGATCATCTGGCTGGTGGCGCGAGCAGCCGCCGGTATCTGCATCGTTGGCATCTACATCGTCATCGAAAGCTGGCTCAACGAACAGACCAGCAACGAACAGCGCGGCCATATTTTCTCGGTCTACATGACAACCACGCTGATCGGCCTCGGTATCGGCCAGATGCTGCTGCTGGCCGGCGACATCTCCACGTTGGAGCTGTTCGCCCTGGGTTCGGTGCTGATGTCGATCGGCCTGGTGCCGGTGGCGCTGACGCGGGTCAAGGAACCGCCTATCGTCGAAGCCCACCGCCTGGGTCTGGGCAGCCTTTACAAAACCTCTCCCCTGGGCGTAGTCGGCGCCCTGTTCGCCGGCGTCGGCACCGGTGCGTTTTGGGGCCTGGCGCCGGTGATGGCGGCCGGTATCGGCCTTGATGCAAGAGGCATTTCCGGCTTCATGAGCCTGAGCATTCTCGGCGGGGTGGTGATGATGTGGCCGATCGGGCGCATATCCGATCGTTTCGACCGGCGCAAGGTGCTGTCCTGGGTCTGTCTGGTCACCGGCCTGGCCGCGCTGTGCGCACTGTGGCTGATCGAGCTGGACCTGCGTCTGATCATGCTCGGGGGCCTGCTCTACGGCGCATTCGGTTTCAGCATGTACGCCCTATCGGCGGCGCATACCAATGATCATGTTGACAATGAACACATGCTCGAGGCCGCCTCCAGCCTGCAGCTGCTCTACGGTATCGGTGCCATCATCGGCCCGCTGTCTGCGGGCTTGCTGATGCAGCATACCGGGCCGGCTGCGCTGCTGCCGTTTATGGGCGTCTCGGCCCTGATCCCGGCCGGTTTTGCACTGTGGCGCATGCGCGTCAGCCCGCCGGTACCGCTCGAACAACAGGGTGACTGGGTGCCGCAGTTCGCCACGTCGCCGGCGGCCCTGGAGATGTACCCCGAGCTCGAGGAAGAAGACGACCCACCGGCCGGGCACACTGAGGAGGAGGCCCGGACGTAG
- a CDS encoding histidine kinase, translated as MKNRSRRSGPDNGPAHGVLPDLCAPGSLLLLVLVGLIVALIHALAGSSAADELWLAFGLSVLFVEWVVLVSAALVCGLRRRLQRWRASLVDAAVFLTVPLVTLAASLLVVMLLPEEGRADPLWFVIRNMLISLLASLLLVRYLVLQQQWRRQVAAESRARLDALQASIRPHFLFNSLNTIASLVHDKPDQAEQATLDLSDLIRIGLKPGAMHALGEELELVRGYLRLESLRLGERLEVDWSVDDRLPLERQLPALLLQPLVENAIVHGISRRPDGGCVQVHCDMIGWGRIRFVVTNPLAETSARPPESNRMALDNIRQRLALAYEEGARLKTRREDGRFYVEMILPA; from the coding sequence TTGAAGAATCGTTCCAGACGTTCGGGGCCGGACAACGGCCCGGCCCATGGGGTGCTGCCTGATCTGTGCGCGCCGGGCAGCCTTTTGCTGCTGGTGCTGGTTGGCCTGATTGTTGCCCTGATCCATGCCCTTGCCGGCTCGTCGGCGGCCGATGAGCTGTGGCTGGCGTTCGGGCTTTCGGTGCTGTTTGTCGAATGGGTCGTGCTGGTGTCGGCTGCGCTGGTGTGCGGGCTCCGGCGACGGCTGCAGCGGTGGCGGGCGTCTTTAGTCGATGCGGCGGTTTTTCTGACCGTTCCGCTGGTCACCCTGGCAGCCAGTCTGCTGGTCGTCATGCTGTTGCCGGAGGAGGGACGTGCCGACCCGCTGTGGTTCGTGATTCGCAACATGCTCATCAGCCTGCTGGCCTCGCTGCTGCTGGTGCGTTACCTGGTGCTGCAGCAGCAATGGCGGCGCCAGGTCGCGGCCGAATCACGCGCCCGTCTGGATGCGCTCCAGGCCAGCATCCGCCCGCATTTCCTGTTCAATTCGCTCAACACCATTGCCAGCCTGGTCCACGACAAGCCCGACCAGGCCGAGCAGGCCACCCTGGATCTGTCTGACCTGATCCGGATCGGCCTCAAGCCGGGCGCCATGCACGCGCTGGGCGAAGAGCTGGAACTCGTGCGTGGCTATCTGCGGCTGGAATCGCTGCGGCTGGGCGAGCGACTTGAAGTGGACTGGTCGGTTGACGACCGTCTGCCGCTCGAGCGCCAGCTGCCGGCTCTGCTGCTGCAGCCGCTGGTGGAAAACGCCATTGTGCATGGTATTTCGCGACGGCCCGACGGCGGCTGTGTTCAGGTGCATTGCGACATGATTGGCTGGGGGCGGATACGTTTCGTCGTCACCAACCCCCTGGCCGAAACTTCGGCCCGGCCGCCAGAGAGCAACCGCATGGCGCTCGACAACATTCGCCAGCGACTGGCGCTTGCCTACGAGGAGGGCGCGCGCCTGAAAACCCGTCGGGAGGACGGCCGCTTCTACGTGGAGATGATCCTGCCCGCGTAG
- a CDS encoding type IV pilin protein: MRTYTSRGIARLGHGFTLIELMIAVAILAIVMAIAIPSYNEFVTRSNRAEAKALLMNAAQALERCYTRFSAYNAGECPVAFPQTSENEWYQLPEDEQAVAATTYTLVAVPQGVQASRDTKCANFTLTHTGARGVSGSGSVDDCW, from the coding sequence ATGAGAACGTACACATCACGCGGCATTGCGCGACTCGGGCACGGCTTTACGCTGATCGAGCTGATGATTGCGGTGGCGATACTGGCCATTGTCATGGCAATTGCCATTCCGAGCTACAACGAGTTCGTGACTCGCAGCAACCGTGCCGAGGCCAAGGCATTGCTGATGAACGCGGCCCAGGCGCTGGAGCGATGCTATACGCGCTTCAGCGCCTACAATGCCGGTGAGTGTCCCGTCGCCTTTCCACAGACATCGGAAAATGAGTGGTACCAACTCCCGGAGGACGAGCAAGCGGTCGCAGCCACGACTTATACCTTGGTGGCTGTTCCTCAAGGTGTCCAGGCTTCGCGTGATACCAAGTGCGCCAACTTCACGCTGACCCATACCGGCGCTCGCGGCGTCAGCGGTTCGGGTTCGGTCGATGATTGCTGGTAA